From Chloracidobacterium sp. N, the proteins below share one genomic window:
- a CDS encoding ABC transporter ATP-binding protein/permease, which yields MGTHQELVVRADGIYRRLYELQYRESTPPPRSASAATAVRSPV from the coding sequence ATGGGGACGCATCAGGAACTCGTGGTGCGCGCGGATGGGATTTACCGCCGGTTGTACGAGTTGCAGTACCGCGAGTCCACGCCGCCGCCACGCTCCGCCAGCGCGGCCACGGCCGTCCGGTCGCCTGTATGA
- a CDS encoding ABC transporter ATP-binding protein, with translation MSQPDDEVLGKAYDHRLARRLLTYLKPYRGRVALAIPLIALTAGFELLALNLTMAAIDLFLLPPAPERLGLFSRLLAAGFEALGGRPAPMDGVAVIGSLYLGLMVVVFALTYWQTLLLNGTGQFVMYDLRRELFAKFQRLPLSYYDRTPIGRMTTRLTSDVDALNELFTSGFVTLLSDVVVLVGLLTFLFLVNWKLALVSLVVVPLLAAITAWFRRHASRTYREVRTRLARINAFLQEHLSGMATVQLFNREAREGQAFEAINDAHRQINIETIFYYAVFYPAIGFVSNLGVALVIWYGGGQVLTGTLSLGALFFFIQAMQRFYEPIQDISEKYNILQAAMAAAERVFKVLDEPLVITSPPAPERPAVMRGEIEFRNVWFAYKGENWVLRDVSFRVAPGQTVALVGATGAGKTSITSLLMRFYDVQRGQILVDGVDVREFDLTELRRYFGVVLQDPTLFAGTIADNLRLGAKDISEDRLIAAAQEVQADAFIRRLPGGYQVEVKERGATLSVGQKQLLALARALAFDPRILILDEATASIDSETEALIQSAIERLLVGRTCVVIAHRLSTVRRADNIIVLHRGEIREMGTHQELVARADGIYRRLYELQYRESTPPPRAASAATVVRSPV, from the coding sequence ATGAGTCAGCCCGACGACGAGGTTCTTGGAAAAGCCTATGATCACCGCTTGGCGCGGCGGCTTCTGACCTATCTGAAGCCCTACCGGGGACGGGTGGCGCTGGCCATTCCGCTCATTGCACTTACGGCCGGTTTCGAGTTGCTGGCGCTCAACCTGACCATGGCGGCGATTGACCTGTTTTTGCTGCCGCCGGCCCCGGAGCGGCTGGGGTTGTTTTCCCGCCTGTTGGCGGCGGGGTTCGAGGCGTTGGGCGGGCGTCCGGCACCGATGGACGGCGTGGCCGTCATCGGCAGCCTGTATCTGGGCCTGATGGTCGTCGTTTTTGCACTGACCTACTGGCAGACACTGCTGTTGAACGGCACGGGGCAGTTCGTGATGTACGACCTGCGCCGGGAGCTGTTTGCCAAATTTCAGCGGCTGCCGCTGAGTTACTACGACCGCACGCCGATTGGGCGCATGACGACCCGCCTGACCTCGGATGTGGACGCCCTCAACGAGCTGTTCACTTCGGGTTTCGTCACCCTGTTGAGCGATGTCGTCGTGCTGGTCGGGCTGCTGACCTTTCTCTTTCTGGTCAACTGGAAACTGGCTCTGGTGAGCCTTGTTGTCGTCCCGCTGCTGGCGGCGATTACGGCCTGGTTTCGTCGCCACGCCAGTCGTACCTACCGCGAGGTACGCACCCGTCTGGCCCGCATCAACGCCTTTCTGCAGGAACATCTTTCGGGCATGGCGACGGTACAGTTGTTCAACCGTGAAGCCCGCGAAGGGCAGGCGTTTGAAGCCATCAACGATGCGCACCGGCAGATCAACATCGAGACGATTTTTTACTACGCGGTGTTTTATCCGGCGATTGGTTTTGTCAGCAATCTGGGCGTGGCGCTTGTCATCTGGTACGGCGGCGGGCAGGTTCTGACCGGGACGCTTTCGCTGGGCGCGCTTTTCTTTTTCATTCAGGCGATGCAGCGTTTTTACGAGCCGATTCAGGACATCAGCGAGAAGTACAACATCCTTCAGGCGGCGATGGCTGCGGCGGAGCGGGTGTTCAAGGTGCTCGATGAGCCGCTGGTGATAACTTCTCCGCCGGCGCCCGAACGGCCGGCCGTTATGCGTGGCGAAATCGAGTTTCGGAACGTGTGGTTTGCCTACAAGGGGGAAAACTGGGTGTTGCGGGACGTGTCGTTTCGCGTGGCGCCGGGGCAGACCGTGGCGCTCGTTGGGGCGACGGGCGCGGGAAAGACCTCCATCACGAGTCTGCTGATGCGTTTTTACGATGTGCAGCGCGGGCAGATTCTGGTTGACGGCGTGGACGTACGGGAGTTCGACCTGACAGAACTCCGCCGTTACTTTGGAGTGGTATTGCAGGACCCGACGCTGTTTGCCGGCACGATTGCGGACAACCTCCGGTTGGGCGCGAAGGATATTTCCGAAGACCGGTTGATTGCGGCGGCGCAGGAGGTGCAGGCGGATGCGTTCATCCGGCGTCTGCCGGGTGGGTATCAGGTGGAAGTCAAAGAACGGGGCGCAACGCTGTCGGTGGGGCAGAAGCAGCTTCTGGCGCTGGCGCGGGCGCTGGCGTTCGATCCCCGGATTCTGATTCTCGACGAAGCCACGGCGAGCATTGACAGTGAAACCGAGGCGCTCATCCAGTCAGCCATTGAGCGTCTGCTGGTGGGGCGCACCTGTGTGGTCATTGCCCATCGGCTTTCCACGGTGCGCCGGGCGGATAACATCATTGTGCTGCACCGGGGTGAGATTCGTGAAATGGGGACGCATCAGGAACTCGTGGCGCGCGCGGATGGGATTTACCGCCGGTTGTACGAATTGCAGTACCGCGAGTCCACGCCGCCGCCACGCGCCGCCAGCGCGGCCACGGTCGTCCGGTCGCCTGTATGA
- the gap gene encoding type I glyceraldehyde-3-phosphate dehydrogenase, whose translation MAVKVGINGFGRIGRNILRTALGHTDIEFVAVNDLTDAKTLAHLLKYDSILGNLTNHTVTAPDENTIAVDGHPIRVFKVRSPGEIDWASTGAQIVVESTGLFTNKDKAVGHLRDSVKKVIISAPAKNEDLTIVLGVNESAYDSAQHHVVSNASCTTNCLAPVAKVIHTAFGIEKAIMTTVHSYTNDQRILDLPHDDLRRARAAALSMIPTKTGAAQAVELVMPELKGKFDGIAVRVPTPNVSLVDVTFEVAKATDKAGVNAALREAAEGSLKGILGYSEEPLVSIDYRGDDRSSIVDGSFTRVIGGHLVKVLSWYDNEWGYSCRVRDLIKFMAEKGL comes from the coding sequence ATGGCAGTCAAAGTCGGCATCAACGGGTTCGGGCGCATTGGGCGCAACATTCTGCGGACGGCGCTGGGGCACACAGACATCGAGTTCGTGGCGGTCAACGACCTGACCGACGCCAAAACCCTGGCACACCTGCTCAAGTACGATTCCATTCTGGGCAACCTGACCAACCACACCGTGACGGCGCCCGATGAGAACACCATTGCCGTGGATGGGCATCCCATCCGGGTGTTCAAGGTGCGCAGTCCGGGCGAGATTGACTGGGCTTCGACCGGGGCGCAAATCGTCGTCGAGTCCACGGGTCTGTTCACCAACAAGGACAAAGCCGTGGGCCACCTGCGTGACAGCGTCAAGAAGGTCATCATTTCGGCCCCGGCTAAAAACGAAGACCTGACCATCGTGCTGGGGGTCAACGAGTCGGCTTACGATTCGGCGCAGCACCACGTCGTCTCGAATGCGTCCTGCACGACGAACTGCCTGGCTCCGGTGGCCAAAGTCATCCATACGGCATTTGGTATCGAAAAAGCCATCATGACGACCGTGCATAGTTACACGAACGACCAGCGGATTCTCGATCTGCCGCACGACGACCTGCGCCGGGCGCGGGCCGCAGCCCTTTCGATGATTCCCACCAAGACGGGCGCAGCCCAGGCCGTCGAACTCGTCATGCCGGAACTCAAGGGCAAATTCGATGGCATTGCCGTGCGCGTTCCGACGCCAAATGTCTCGCTCGTGGATGTGACGTTTGAAGTCGCCAAGGCAACCGACAAGGCCGGCGTCAATGCCGCGTTGCGTGAAGCCGCCGAAGGTTCACTCAAGGGGATTCTGGGTTACTCCGAAGAACCGCTGGTTTCGATTGATTACCGGGGCGATGACCGTTCATCCATCGTGGACGGCTCTTTCACCCGCGTCATCGGCGGTCATCTGGTCAAGGTGCTGTCGTGGTACGACAACGAGTGGGGCTATAGCTGCCGCGTGCGCGACCTCATCAAGTTCATGGCCGAAAAGGGTCTCTAG
- a CDS encoding virulence RhuM family protein, whose protein sequence is MAKSKSTSKHQVIREPLAAQGGEIVLYQAPDGSVKLDVRLERDTIWLSQKQMALLFDTERSVITKHLRNIFQSGELEEKSNVQKMHIPGSDKPVAFYSLDAIISVGYRVNSKRGTQFRI, encoded by the coding sequence ATGGCGAAGAGTAAATCAACATCGAAGCATCAGGTGATCCGAGAACCGCTGGCTGCCCAAGGCGGCGAGATTGTGCTTTATCAGGCGCCCGACGGCTCGGTCAAGCTGGACGTCCGCCTGGAAAGGGATACCATTTGGCTCAGCCAGAAGCAAATGGCTCTCCTTTTCGATACGGAACGAAGTGTTATCACAAAGCATTTGCGCAACATCTTTCAAAGCGGAGAGCTTGAAGAAAAAAGCAATGTGCAAAAAATGCACATTCCCGGTTCGGACAAGCCTGTCGCGTTCTATAGTCTGGACGCCATCATCTCGGTCGGTTACCGGGTCAACTCCAAGCGCGGCACCCAGTTCCGTATCTGA
- a CDS encoding RNA-guided endonuclease TnpB family protein, with protein sequence MQLTHKIALCPTPEQVDYFKRACGTARRVWNWALNEWNRQYAAGGRPNAMALKKQFNAIKYTDPQWLDENGRPWLQDIHRDAHAQPFAHLAKAWERFFTDLKAGKEAHAPRFKKKGRCRDSFYVANDKFRLVGKTIRLPKIGEVAMTEELRFKGKILGATVSRTADRWFVAIQVEVPDAQFYRRRTSHEVNGIDLGIKAAATISSGEVIEAPKPLKAALRRLEIRSRRLSRKLEAARKAAGFERHARLPEGTRLPVSNNRQKSAAILARLYARMANIRADFTHKLTTRLCRENQALVIEDLNVKGMLQNEKLARAISDVGFGMLRSQLEYKARRYGTHLTIADRWYPSSRLCSICGWKNEALTLRDRTWVCAQCGAHHDRDLNAALNLKRLATETALPVASPSSNGGAAAGTVPAVVGKVTPVRYDGGQQDTSGQEENRAHFCAHS encoded by the coding sequence ATGCAACTGACCCACAAGATTGCTCTTTGTCCGACTCCTGAGCAAGTGGACTACTTCAAGCGCGCCTGCGGCACGGCGCGGCGTGTTTGGAACTGGGCGCTCAATGAGTGGAACAGGCAATACGCAGCAGGCGGCAGGCCAAACGCCATGGCGCTCAAAAAACAGTTCAACGCCATCAAGTACACCGACCCGCAGTGGCTCGATGAGAACGGTCGGCCTTGGTTGCAGGACATTCACCGGGATGCCCACGCCCAGCCGTTTGCCCATCTCGCCAAAGCCTGGGAAAGATTCTTCACCGACCTCAAGGCTGGCAAAGAGGCACACGCACCGCGCTTCAAGAAAAAGGGGCGCTGCCGCGACAGCTTTTACGTAGCCAACGACAAGTTCCGTCTGGTCGGTAAGACGATCCGCCTACCCAAGATCGGCGAAGTCGCCATGACCGAGGAACTGCGATTCAAAGGAAAGATACTGGGCGCAACGGTTTCTCGCACCGCGGATCGTTGGTTTGTGGCAATACAGGTCGAGGTGCCTGATGCGCAATTCTATCGGCGTCGCACGTCGCACGAGGTCAACGGCATCGACCTGGGCATCAAGGCTGCCGCAACGATCTCCAGCGGTGAAGTCATCGAGGCGCCAAAGCCGCTCAAAGCAGCGCTGCGCCGTCTGGAAATCCGTAGCCGACGTCTCAGCCGCAAGCTGGAAGCCGCCAGGAAGGCAGCCGGATTTGAACGCCATGCCCGCCTGCCTGAAGGAACGCGCCTGCCGGTATCGAACAACCGGCAGAAGTCCGCTGCGATATTGGCACGGCTCTATGCCCGCATGGCCAATATCCGAGCGGATTTCACCCACAAGCTCACGACTCGACTCTGCCGCGAAAACCAAGCGTTGGTGATCGAGGATTTAAACGTCAAAGGGATGCTGCAGAACGAGAAACTCGCCCGCGCCATCTCTGACGTGGGTTTTGGGATGTTGCGCTCGCAGTTGGAATACAAGGCCCGGCGCTACGGTACTCATCTTACCATCGCTGATCGCTGGTATCCAAGTAGCCGACTGTGCTCCATCTGTGGCTGGAAGAACGAGGCGCTGACATTGAGAGATCGAACATGGGTGTGTGCTCAATGTGGTGCGCACCATGACCGTGACCTCAATGCGGCGCTGAACCTGAAACGGCTGGCAACCGAAACTGCCCTACCCGTGGCGAGTCCGTCCAGCAATGGCGGCGCTGCGGCGGGGACCGTCCCCGCCGTAGTCGGGAAAGTCACGCCTGTCAGATACGACGGTGGTCAACAGGACACGTCGGGGCAGGAAGAGAACCGTGCGCACTTTTGCGCACATTCTTGA
- a CDS encoding HEAT repeat domain-containing protein — MARLLASRERTVRFTGCKLARLAKATELEGVVRALAEDREEDAYVRMEAKAYLCEVVGDSAEEQFDAILKDTDEEMRLEAVVTLAETHTPTAFDLLCTVLHDTNQPLFLRSACAWGIGCHGTKEAAEVLVQAFADVAPEIRQEALHALQDLGAIGLDPLVKGLENPSADIAAGVAEALRRIPNIPVGRIAELAEQTSSTWPAWTLAHFPKEAVTPYVAALQSKRPEVHYAVSVLWNFLESWIAADWTPGAMP, encoded by the coding sequence ATGGCAAGGCTGCTTGCTTCACGCGAGCGCACCGTTCGTTTTACTGGATGCAAACTCGCCAGGCTGGCAAAGGCCACTGAGCTTGAGGGTGTTGTCAGGGCTTTGGCAGAAGACAGGGAAGAAGATGCCTATGTTCGCATGGAGGCGAAAGCTTACCTCTGTGAAGTGGTTGGAGACTCTGCTGAAGAACAGTTCGATGCCATCTTGAAAGACACTGATGAGGAAATGCGATTGGAGGCCGTCGTAACCTTGGCTGAGACGCACACACCGACGGCTTTTGATCTTTTGTGTACCGTCCTTCACGACACCAATCAGCCACTTTTTCTGCGGAGCGCCTGTGCGTGGGGAATCGGGTGTCACGGAACCAAAGAAGCCGCAGAGGTTCTCGTCCAGGCGTTTGCAGATGTGGCTCCTGAAATTCGTCAGGAAGCACTCCACGCACTGCAGGACCTTGGAGCTATCGGATTGGACCCGCTCGTGAAAGGGTTGGAGAATCCCTCTGCCGACATCGCTGCGGGAGTTGCCGAAGCATTGCGCCGGATTCCCAATATACCAGTAGGGAGGATTGCGGAACTCGCAGAGCAAACCAGCTCGACTTGGCCCGCCTGGACTCTGGCACATTTTCCGAAGGAAGCCGTCACACCCTACGTCGCCGCCTTGCAAAGCAAACGGCCGGAGGTTCACTACGCAGTCTCCGTGCTCTGGAATTTCCTGGAGAGCTGGATTGCTGCCGACTGGACGCCGGGAGCCATGCCATGA
- a CDS encoding DNA translocase FtsK, protein MMNATTTDSFPPPVAHKGPTWFFSSRFGEALGIVLGLCALTLAIALLSFHPDDVAWSVSARTDQRHNAVGVVGANLADVLFQGLGLLAYGLPVLLGWHAIQVFRGKALLVSAEQATGICGVLLSLAGFLSLFQELPLFYDRIRLGGFIGFALEKWLESVLNPVGTGLLLSGTAVLSLMLATTFSPRRWLLRWWQELPFGRAKPAPETNDHPATVTTNGVPSLTSLRQRTKVSGTTPSTETTDDKSCDEQRIAEALYGDEAPGIVSPVKRTPHGIPAVDPEALSPSPATPPAADAPGGAPPGAPIAPPLPATPPVAPPVPAAAASQPQPEPPQGPVSEVRRLAREAIERRNSGNNPLVRDKDRDRNGSPAEVSAARRRLAAAEQQLAANAEQEVAKMVQAVHIVRRQMTPPTPAPAVPAPPPAAGQRPVSTGAAAAAAAAAKAVEETVYALPAVEMLTPAPPQTSQSDEELRARARLLAEKCREFNVIGEILEIEPGPVVTTFGFKPDPGVKYSRVAGLVDDLCLGLQAESVRIDRIPGKATIGIEVPNARRDTIYLREIIESDVFRDNPGRLPIALGKTINGEPYATDLAKMPHLLIAGSTGSGKSVMINSLICSILFKSTANDVRLIMVDPKRVELELYAGIPHLLTPIITDPKRAANALNWAVGEMENRYKLLASVGVRNIEGFNRAVTEAPDPTRFPDGPPPRLPYIVIIIDELADLMMVASNEVETAIARLAQMARAVGIHLVIATQRPSVDVITGLIKANFPARISFRVSSKVDSRTILDTNGAEQLLGQGDMLFSPGSSRLIRIHGAYVSETEINRITDFIKQQGAPQYDESVQMSEEEVEAAEAGVGERDALYDEAVRIVVQMGKASTSVLQRRLRIGYGRAAAILDMMEREGFIGPIDGSRPRVVKQAAYDYVEMLDGHALMPEDDE, encoded by the coding sequence ATGATGAACGCAACGACGACGGACAGTTTTCCACCCCCTGTAGCGCACAAAGGGCCGACCTGGTTCTTCTCCTCACGCTTTGGGGAAGCCCTTGGCATCGTCCTTGGACTGTGCGCCCTGACCCTGGCCATTGCCCTGCTGTCCTTTCATCCCGATGACGTGGCTTGGAGCGTCAGTGCCCGGACTGACCAGCGGCACAATGCCGTCGGCGTTGTTGGTGCCAATCTTGCCGACGTGCTCTTTCAGGGTTTAGGGCTGTTAGCCTACGGCTTGCCGGTGCTGCTCGGCTGGCATGCCATTCAGGTCTTTCGGGGGAAAGCCCTGCTGGTGTCCGCCGAACAGGCAACCGGCATCTGTGGTGTTCTGCTGTCGCTGGCCGGCTTTTTGTCCCTGTTTCAGGAACTGCCGCTGTTTTATGACCGCATCCGTCTGGGGGGCTTCATCGGTTTTGCGCTTGAAAAGTGGCTGGAATCAGTGCTCAACCCGGTTGGTACGGGGCTGCTTCTGAGTGGGACAGCGGTGCTGTCGCTGATGCTGGCGACGACCTTCTCCCCCCGCCGCTGGTTGCTGCGGTGGTGGCAGGAACTCCCGTTTGGCCGGGCCAAGCCCGCCCCGGAGACGAATGACCATCCGGCAACGGTGACGACCAACGGCGTCCCTTCGCTCACTTCCCTACGCCAACGCACCAAGGTCAGCGGTACTACGCCCTCCACTGAAACGACGGACGACAAAAGCTGTGATGAGCAGCGGATTGCTGAAGCTCTCTATGGCGACGAAGCGCCCGGCATCGTCTCTCCGGTCAAGCGGACGCCACACGGGATACCGGCAGTTGATCCGGAAGCCCTGTCACCGTCCCCGGCGACGCCTCCGGCCGCGGATGCGCCGGGTGGCGCACCACCGGGCGCGCCCATTGCCCCTCCCCTGCCCGCCACACCACCGGTTGCCCCGCCCGTCCCGGCTGCGGCGGCATCTCAACCCCAGCCGGAGCCACCGCAGGGCCCCGTTTCGGAAGTCCGGCGACTGGCCCGTGAAGCCATCGAACGGCGCAACAGCGGCAACAATCCCCTTGTCCGCGATAAAGACCGTGACAGAAACGGCAGTCCGGCCGAAGTTTCCGCCGCCCGCCGCCGGCTGGCCGCAGCCGAACAACAGCTTGCCGCCAACGCCGAGCAGGAAGTGGCCAAAATGGTACAGGCGGTGCACATCGTCCGCCGCCAGATGACGCCGCCGACGCCAGCACCGGCCGTGCCGGCGCCACCCCCTGCCGCCGGACAGCGCCCGGTGTCCACCGGTGCGGCCGCGGCGGCGGCTGCCGCGGCCAAGGCCGTCGAAGAAACGGTCTATGCCCTGCCGGCCGTGGAGATGCTGACCCCGGCGCCGCCCCAAACCAGCCAGTCCGATGAAGAACTCCGCGCGCGGGCCCGCCTGCTGGCGGAAAAGTGCCGTGAATTCAATGTCATCGGTGAAATTCTCGAAATCGAACCGGGTCCCGTGGTCACGACCTTCGGTTTCAAACCTGACCCCGGCGTGAAGTACAGCCGGGTGGCCGGACTGGTGGATGACCTCTGTCTGGGGCTTCAGGCGGAGTCGGTACGCATTGATCGCATCCCCGGCAAGGCCACCATCGGGATTGAAGTCCCCAACGCGCGCCGCGACACCATTTACCTGCGCGAAATCATCGAATCGGACGTGTTCCGCGACAACCCCGGACGCCTGCCCATCGCGCTCGGCAAAACCATCAACGGTGAGCCATACGCGACCGATCTGGCCAAAATGCCCCACCTGCTCATTGCCGGTTCGACGGGTTCGGGCAAGTCCGTCATGATCAACTCGCTCATCTGCTCGATTCTGTTCAAATCCACGGCCAATGATGTACGGCTCATCATGGTGGACCCGAAGCGTGTCGAACTGGAGCTGTACGCCGGGATTCCACACCTGCTGACACCCATCATCACCGACCCGAAGCGGGCGGCCAACGCGCTCAATTGGGCCGTGGGTGAAATGGAAAACCGCTACAAGCTGCTGGCGAGCGTCGGCGTACGGAACATCGAAGGCTTCAATCGCGCCGTGACGGAAGCCCCCGATCCGACGCGCTTTCCCGACGGGCCGCCGCCGCGCCTGCCCTACATCGTCATCATCATTGACGAGCTGGCCGACCTGATGATGGTGGCCTCGAACGAAGTCGAAACCGCCATTGCGCGGCTGGCGCAGATGGCACGCGCCGTGGGGATTCACCTCGTCATCGCCACGCAGCGGCCCTCCGTGGATGTCATCACCGGCCTCATCAAAGCCAACTTTCCGGCGCGGATTTCCTTCCGGGTTTCTTCCAAGGTGGACTCCCGCACGATTCTCGACACCAACGGGGCCGAACAGTTGCTCGGTCAGGGCGACATGCTCTTCTCACCCGGCTCCTCACGGCTCATCCGCATCCACGGGGCGTACGTCAGCGAAACCGAAATCAACCGCATCACCGACTTCATCAAGCAGCAGGGCGCGCCGCAGTACGACGAAAGCGTGCAGATGTCGGAAGAGGAAGTCGAAGCGGCCGAAGCCGGCGTGGGCGAGCGCGACGCCCTCTATGACGAAGCCGTACGCATCGTCGTCCAGATGGGAAAAGCCTCCACGTCGGTGCTTCAGCGCCGGTTGCGGATTGGCTACGGCCGGGCCGCAGCCATTCTCGACATGATGGAACGGGAAGGCTTCATCGGCCCGATTGACGGCAGCCGCCCGCGGGTTGTCAAACAGGCGGCTTACGACTACGTGGAAATGCTCGATGGGCACGCGCTGATGCCCGAAGACGATGAGTGA
- the prfB gene encoding peptide chain release factor 2 (programmed frameshift), which translates to MPDTLELRHTYDALLERITHLRGFFDPESKRPRLETVEARIAQPDFWNDQEQARKILKERRRLAQAIETAAFYDRETADLEVLFEFAEADPASLTELEQRLRVLQQKVEADETQMLLSGPNDANNAIVRIQSGAGGTDAQDWAEMLLRMYLRWCERRGFKTSLLDVQPGKEAGITSAEFTVEGDYAYGLLSCESGVHRLVRISPFSSAGTRETSFASIFVTPEVEDDIEIEINEKDLRIDTYRSSGAGGQHVNVTDSAIRITHLPTGIVVSCQNQRSQHQNREVAMKVLKSRLYELELERRRAESAKLEAAKRDISFGSQIRNYVLHPYRLVKDTRTKLERSDVESVLDGDLDDFIKEYLVARSRQPDGVLVAGDDE; encoded by the exons ATGCCCGACACCCTGGAACTTCGTCACACCTACGACGCGCTGCTTGAACGCATCACCCACCTGCGG GGTTTCTTTGACCCGGAAAGCAAGCGTCCGCGGCTGGAGACAGTAGAAGCGCGCATTGCCCAGCCGGACTTCTGGAATGACCAGGAGCAGGCCCGGAAAATCCTCAAGGAACGTCGCCGACTGGCCCAGGCCATCGAAACCGCGGCCTTTTATGACCGCGAGACAGCCGACCTGGAGGTGCTCTTCGAGTTTGCCGAAGCCGACCCGGCCTCGCTGACAGAACTGGAACAACGCCTGCGGGTGCTCCAGCAGAAAGTTGAAGCGGACGAAACCCAGATGCTGCTGTCGGGGCCGAATGACGCCAACAACGCCATCGTCCGTATTCAGTCGGGAGCGGGCGGCACGGATGCCCAGGACTGGGCCGAAATGCTGCTGCGCATGTACCTGCGGTGGTGCGAACGCCGTGGCTTCAAAACCAGCCTGCTCGATGTCCAGCCGGGCAAGGAAGCCGGCATCACTTCGGCAGAATTCACGGTCGAAGGCGACTATGCCTACGGCCTGCTTTCGTGTGAGAGCGGCGTGCACCGGCTGGTGCGGATTTCGCCGTTTTCTTCCGCTGGAACCCGCGAAACGAGCTTTGCCTCCATTTTCGTCACCCCAGAGGTCGAGGACGACATCGAGATTGAAATCAACGAAAAAGACCTGCGGATCGACACCTACCGTTCCTCCGGGGCCGGCGGCCAGCACGTCAACGTCACCGATTCCGCCATCCGCATCACCCACCTGCCGACCGGCATCGTCGTGTCGTGCCAGAACCAGCGGTCACAGCATCAGAACCGTGAAGTGGCCATGAAAGTGCTCAAATCACGGCTCTATGAACTCGAACTCGAACGCCGGCGGGCCGAGAGCGCCAAGCTGGAGGCCGCCAAGCGGGACATCTCCTTTGGTTCCCAAATCCGCAATTACGTGCTACACCCCTACCGCCTGGTCAAAGACACCCGCACCAAGCTGGAGCGTAGCGATGTGGAGAGTGTACTCGACGGCGATCTGGATGACTTCATCAAGGAATACCTGGTTGCCAGGAGCCGCCAACCCGATGGCGTCCTCGTGGCTGGCGATGACGAATGA